In one window of Patescibacteria group bacterium DNA:
- a CDS encoding bifunctional oligoribonuclease/PAP phosphatase NrnA, which produces MLVQEAKELYTAISQSQSILIVTHRNPDGDAIGSSLAFYNFLKSINKNVKCFCKDTSTENFNYLENIEQIQSDISILNEKYELCLIVDCGDLSMTKINDILENKNFEFGIANIDHHETNPEYGKINIVIKNASSTSEIIYLLLNSWKINIDPKIATNLITGIITDTNNFTNGGTTKQSIEISSRLLSIGANIGDVLKAHVYNKTINILKLWGIILKRMIFSEKLSMVNTVLFDTDLENLNLEKDAAEGVSNYLNNLSKDIKFSLLLKDDNRGTVRGSFRTTRDDIDVSKIAKTFGGGGHKKAAGFETSGHVELKNNIWQIVK; this is translated from the coding sequence ATGTTGGTCCAGGAAGCGAAAGAATTGTATACAGCAATTTCGCAATCACAAAGTATACTTATAGTTACACACAGGAATCCAGATGGAGACGCAATAGGAAGCAGTCTCGCTTTTTATAATTTCTTAAAATCTATAAATAAAAACGTGAAATGTTTTTGTAAAGATACTTCAACAGAAAATTTTAATTATCTAGAAAATATAGAACAAATACAAAGTGATATTTCAATACTAAACGAAAAATATGAACTTTGTTTAATTGTGGATTGTGGAGATTTGAGCATGACCAAAATAAATGATATTTTAGAAAATAAAAATTTTGAATTTGGTATAGCAAATATAGATCATCACGAAACAAATCCAGAATATGGGAAAATAAATATAGTAATAAAAAATGCGTCCTCTACTTCAGAAATTATATATTTATTACTAAACTCATGGAAGATAAATATAGACCCTAAAATAGCAACAAATCTTATAACCGGAATAATTACAGATACTAATAATTTTACAAATGGAGGAACGACAAAACAATCAATAGAAATATCTTCTAGATTGCTTAGCATAGGCGCAAATATAGGAGACGTTTTGAAAGCCCATGTTTACAATAAAACTATAAATATTCTAAAATTATGGGGTATAATATTAAAGAGAATGATATTTTCAGAAAAACTATCAATGGTAAATACGGTACTATTTGATACAGATTTAGAAAATCTAAATTTAGAAAAAGATGCAGCAGAGGGTGTATCAAATTATTTAAACAATTTATCAAAAGATATAAAATTTAGTTTATTACTAAAAGATGATAATCGTGGCACTGTAAGAGGAAGTTTTAGAACAACAAGAGACGATATTGATGTATCAAAAATAGCAAAAACATTTGGTGGTGGTGGACATAAAAAAGCAGCTGGTTTTGAAACTAGTGGCCATGTAGAACTCAAAAATAATATTTGGCAAATAGTAAAGTAA
- a CDS encoding ATP-dependent Clp protease proteolytic subunit — MFLIPTVIEKSNQGERAYDIYSRLLKERIIFLGSPINDAVANTIIAQLLFLESENPKKDIKLYINSPGGSVTDGLAIYDTMQYIKCDVSTIAVGMAASMAAVLLCAGAPNKRLALPNAEILLHQVMGGAEGQATDIKIKAEQILKIKEKLNKILAKHTGQDIKKIERDSDRDYYLNTQDAMKYGLIDKIIK; from the coding sequence ATGTTTTTAATACCAACGGTTATAGAAAAATCAAATCAGGGTGAAAGAGCTTATGATATTTATTCTCGCCTTCTAAAAGAAAGAATAATATTTCTTGGCTCTCCTATAAATGACGCAGTAGCAAATACAATAATAGCTCAGTTATTATTTCTAGAATCAGAAAATCCAAAAAAAGATATCAAACTATATATAAATTCTCCTGGCGGAAGTGTAACAGATGGTCTAGCAATTTATGACACAATGCAATATATAAAATGTGATGTCTCAACAATAGCAGTTGGCATGGCAGCTTCAATGGCTGCAGTTTTGCTTTGTGCTGGAGCTCCAAATAAAAGACTTGCGCTTCCAAATGCAGAAATATTACTCCACCAAGTAATGGGTGGGGCTGAGGGACAAGCAACTGATATAAAAATAAAGGCCGAACAAATTCTAAAAATAAAAGAAAAATTAAATAAAATTTTAGCAAAGCATACAGGACAAGATATCAAAAAAATAGAAAGAGATTCTGACAGAGATTATTATTTAAACACACAAGACGCAATGAAATATGGACTTATTGATAAAATTATAAAATAA
- the rny gene encoding ribonuclease Y, translating to MIETLSYALASMLLLGLGIFLGYKLRQTVAKNAVNSAEKKAEEILEKAKEKQQDILIQAKEKSITIIDEAKKDEQERRKEIHHTQQRLEQRESLFDKKLLDLENRNQEIKDKEEKTEKLKEEIKQIQLMQLERLENISKMSQDDAKTLLLEKTENIMKDELVAKIKKIEQESTEEIDKRAKDLLSNAIQRCAINHATETTTTTVNISSDEMKGRIIGREGRNIRTIEKLTGVEIIIDDTPDVIVISGFNPIRRHLAKKVIDKLVLDGRIHPGRIEQTIEEAKKEIALDIKKAGEESIYEAGIPSVDPKLVQILGRLKYRTSYGQNQLKHSVEVSLLSGLIAEDLGADVAIAKKGGLFHDIGKALDHEIKGTHPEIGYDILKKFEISEDVALCAKTHHDDKPATLEATIVKVADAISGARPGARKDNYENFLQRLDELEKITNSFEGVDKSYAIQAGREIRIFVRPEEIDDLKAIKLAQSIAGKIEEELKYPGEIRVTVIRETRITEYAR from the coding sequence ATGATAGAAACACTATCCTATGCGCTAGCGTCTATGTTGCTTTTAGGTTTGGGAATATTTCTAGGTTACAAATTAAGACAAACAGTAGCAAAAAATGCCGTAAATAGTGCTGAAAAAAAAGCAGAAGAAATACTTGAAAAAGCAAAAGAAAAACAACAAGACATATTAATTCAAGCAAAAGAAAAATCAATAACTATAATTGATGAAGCAAAAAAAGATGAGCAAGAAAGAAGAAAAGAAATACATCACACTCAACAAAGATTAGAACAAAGAGAATCTCTTTTCGACAAAAAATTACTTGATTTAGAAAATAGAAATCAAGAAATAAAAGACAAAGAAGAAAAAACAGAAAAACTCAAGGAAGAAATAAAACAAATTCAACTCATGCAACTTGAAAGATTAGAAAATATTTCTAAAATGTCTCAAGATGATGCAAAGACTTTGCTCTTAGAAAAAACGGAAAATATAATGAAAGATGAGCTTGTTGCAAAAATAAAAAAAATAGAACAAGAATCAACAGAAGAAATAGACAAAAGAGCAAAGGATTTATTATCAAATGCAATACAAAGATGTGCTATAAATCATGCCACAGAAACTACTACAACAACTGTAAATATTAGTTCAGATGAAATGAAGGGCAGAATCATTGGAAGAGAAGGTAGAAATATAAGAACAATAGAAAAACTTACAGGAGTGGAAATTATAATAGATGATACACCTGATGTAATAGTAATATCTGGTTTTAATCCAATTAGACGTCATTTGGCAAAAAAAGTTATAGACAAACTTGTATTAGATGGAAGAATACACCCAGGGAGAATTGAACAAACAATAGAAGAAGCAAAAAAAGAAATAGCATTAGACATAAAAAAAGCCGGAGAAGAATCAATATATGAAGCTGGAATCCCTTCTGTTGACCCAAAACTCGTTCAAATACTTGGAAGACTTAAATATAGAACTTCTTATGGTCAAAACCAATTAAAACATTCTGTAGAAGTATCTCTTTTATCTGGACTTATCGCAGAAGATTTAGGTGCAGATGTAGCAATAGCAAAAAAGGGTGGTCTATTTCATGATATAGGCAAGGCACTTGATCACGAAATAAAAGGAACTCATCCAGAAATAGGTTATGATATACTTAAAAAATTTGAAATAAGCGAAGATGTGGCACTCTGTGCAAAAACTCATCATGATGACAAACCAGCAACACTTGAAGCAACAATAGTAAAAGTCGCTGATGCAATATCTGGCGCAAGACCAGGAGCAAGAAAAGACAATTATGAAAACTTCTTACAAAGATTAGATGAACTTGAAAAAATTACAAATTCATTTGAAGGTGTAGATAAATCATACGCTATTCAAGCTGGCCGTGAAATTAGAATATTTGTTCGCCCTGAAGAAATAGATGATCTAAAAGCTATAAAACTAGCTCAAAGTATAGCTGGAAAAATAGAGGAAGAATTAAAATATCCTGGAGAAATAAGAGTAACTGTTATAAGAGAAACTAGAATTACTGAATACGCTAGATAA
- a CDS encoding TIGR00282 family metallophosphoesterase produces MLKVLFFGDVMGSIGRKAITSTLPILKNKYKIDFVITNAENLAHGKGVTTKTLDQLKNIGVDFFTSGNHVYSKGNYKKIVDSNEYNIIAPANDPRTPKNNGYKIIDVSGKKIFIFNLLGRTFINEKNIECPFKTFDKIYKKIKELKPDFTILDFHAEATSEKVAMGHYVDGKIDVQIGTHTHIQTNDARVLPNGTLYVTDIGMAGAKESVIGIEKEIIIEKFIKNSKIIFDLPKNGEAIVNGVYLELNKNKKNNSIQLINEFIEIK; encoded by the coding sequence ATGCTAAAAGTATTATTCTTTGGAGACGTAATGGGCTCTATTGGTAGAAAAGCTATAACTTCTACTTTGCCAATACTAAAAAACAAATACAAGATAGATTTTGTGATAACAAATGCTGAAAATCTTGCTCATGGCAAAGGAGTAACTACAAAAACACTAGACCAGTTAAAAAATATTGGAGTAGATTTTTTTACATCTGGAAATCATGTATATTCAAAAGGAAACTACAAAAAAATAGTTGATTCAAATGAATATAATATTATAGCACCAGCCAACGATCCAAGAACTCCAAAAAACAATGGATATAAAATTATAGATGTAAGTGGGAAAAAAATATTCATATTCAATTTATTGGGTAGAACATTTATAAATGAAAAAAATATTGAATGTCCATTCAAAACTTTTGATAAAATATATAAAAAAATCAAGGAACTCAAACCTGATTTCACAATTCTAGATTTTCATGCTGAAGCAACTAGTGAAAAAGTTGCAATGGGACATTATGTAGATGGAAAAATTGATGTACAAATTGGAACACACACACATATTCAAACAAATGATGCTAGGGTGTTACCAAATGGAACATTATATGTTACAGATATTGGTATGGCTGGAGCAAAAGAATCTGTAATAGGAATAGAAAAAGAAATAATAATAGAAAAATTCATAAAAAATTCTAAAATTATATTTGACTTACCAAAAAATGGTGAAGCGATAGTAAATGGTGTCTATCTAGAATTAAATAAAAATAAAAAAAATAATTCCATACAACTTATAAATGAATTTATAGAAATAAAATAA
- a CDS encoding HU family DNA-binding protein, whose product MNKVELINTIASKINLTKKDIENVINSFEEIVINVLQKGDKVTLTGFGGFEARIMKSRTGVNPQTGAKIVIPTTTVPKFRAGKSFKDALKK is encoded by the coding sequence ATGAACAAAGTAGAATTAATAAATACTATAGCTTCAAAAATTAATCTAACAAAAAAAGACATTGAAAATGTAATAAACTCTTTTGAAGAAATAGTAATAAATGTTTTACAAAAAGGCGACAAAGTAACACTTACCGGTTTTGGTGGATTTGAAGCTAGAATAATGAAATCAAGAACTGGTGTAAACCCACAAACTGGCGCAAAAATTGTTATTCCTACTACAACTGTACCAAAATTCCGTGCAGGAAAATCGTTCAAAGATGCCTTAAAAAAATAA
- a CDS encoding C39 family peptidase, with product MSKKIKILLIIFVLIFLGFIFYSNRIKIKELFFEKKVELPNEMSLNEINSSGADLGENSKNILNENVEMIHESSLRDDINTTNNNNEIVPNPRPQTKLEINLKIPFTIQSPDQKWDEDYKEGCEEASILMVYSFLENKDITVESAMKDIGDMISWQKESFGSQFDLSATTTIELAENFFNVSGEIIEFNSIEDMKDILSSGVPLILPTAGRELKNPNFKGVGPLYHMLVVKGFTKEGMMITNDPGTRKGKDYIYDENILWNAIADWDSGLKNLNVNKKIGIILK from the coding sequence ATGAGTAAAAAAATAAAAATTTTGTTAATAATTTTTGTCCTAATATTTTTAGGATTTATTTTTTATAGTAATAGAATAAAGATAAAAGAACTATTTTTTGAAAAAAAAGTAGAATTGCCAAATGAAATGTCACTGAATGAAATAAATTCTTCGGGCGCAGATTTGGGAGAAAATAGTAAAAATATTTTAAATGAAAACGTAGAGATGATTCATGAATCATCTCTACGTGATGATATAAATACCACAAATAATAATAATGAAATTGTCCCAAATCCGCGCCCACAAACAAAGTTAGAAATAAATTTAAAAATTCCTTTTACAATTCAATCACCAGATCAAAAATGGGATGAAGATTACAAAGAGGGTTGTGAAGAGGCAAGTATTTTAATGGTTTATTCGTTTTTGGAAAATAAGGATATTACAGTTGAATCAGCTATGAAAGATATTGGAGATATGATAAGTTGGCAAAAAGAAAGTTTTGGTAGTCAATTTGATTTGTCAGCAACTACTACAATAGAGCTTGCAGAGAATTTTTTTAATGTGAGTGGAGAGATAATAGAATTTAATTCTATAGAAGATATGAAAGATATTTTAAGTAGTGGCGTCCCACTTATACTTCCAACTGCAGGGAGAGAACTAAAAAATCCAAACTTCAAGGGAGTTGGACCACTCTACCACATGCTTGTTGTAAAGGGTTTTACAAAGGAAGGTATGATGATTACAAATGATCCAGGTACAAGAAAGGGGAAAGATTATATTTATGATGAAAATATTTTATGGAATGCAATTGCTGATTGGGATAGTGGATTAAAAAATTTAAATGTAAATAAAAAAATTGGAATTATATTAAAATAA
- a CDS encoding UDP-N-acetylmuramoyl-L-alanyl-D-glutamate--2,6-diaminopimelate ligase: MLKKIIKKVLPKSILNSYHKTMSLLGANLFFCPSNKMIVIGVTGTNGKSTVTDMISYFLENLGYKVGSTSTVGFKIGNKTWLNDKKMTMIGRFGLQKMLHQMVKTGCQYAVIETSSEGIKQFRHSGINYDVVVFTNLTPEHLESHGGFDNYKNCKLELFKHLTKYGKKIINGKTIEKVVIANRDDNYSSEFMAFDADKKIDFSINKESAIQAEDIELKPITKFSVNGIEFEDKLIGEFNIYNVLAAMSVIYSQEIDISKLVEPLKDFIGTPGRMEFINEGQNFKVMIDYAPEIESLKQLYKTIDLFYYQRLIHILGSCGGGRDKDRQPIMGAMAGEKADIVIVTNEDPYDDDPIGIIDNVASGAIEKGKILNENLFKIEDRKKAIEYAINIAGEDDLILITGKGAEQFICIKDNKKIRWDDRKVVREILTNLKNE; the protein is encoded by the coding sequence ATGTTAAAAAAAATAATAAAAAAAGTTTTGCCAAAAAGTATATTAAATAGTTATCACAAAACTATGTCTCTTTTGGGTGCAAATTTATTTTTTTGTCCCTCAAATAAAATGATAGTAATAGGAGTAACAGGTACAAATGGAAAGTCCACGGTTACGGATATGATTTCTTATTTTTTGGAAAATTTGGGATATAAAGTTGGATCCACTTCTACAGTTGGATTTAAAATAGGAAACAAAACATGGCTCAATGACAAAAAAATGACTATGATTGGTAGGTTTGGTTTGCAAAAAATGTTGCATCAAATGGTAAAAACTGGATGTCAATATGCTGTAATAGAAACATCATCAGAAGGTATAAAACAATTTCGTCACTCGGGAATAAATTATGATGTAGTAGTTTTCACAAATCTTACTCCAGAACATTTGGAGTCTCACGGAGGTTTTGATAATTACAAGAATTGCAAATTGGAATTATTTAAACACCTCACAAAATACGGAAAGAAAATTATAAATGGAAAAACAATAGAAAAAGTTGTAATAGCAAATAGAGACGATAATTATTCTAGTGAATTTATGGCATTTGATGCTGATAAAAAAATAGATTTTTCTATAAATAAAGAAAGCGCTATTCAAGCCGAGGATATAGAATTAAAACCAATTACAAAGTTTAGTGTAAATGGAATTGAATTTGAAGACAAATTAATAGGAGAATTTAATATATATAATGTTCTTGCGGCAATGTCTGTAATATATTCACAGGAAATTGATATTTCAAAACTTGTAGAGCCTCTAAAAGATTTTATTGGTACACCAGGAAGGATGGAGTTTATAAATGAAGGACAAAATTTCAAAGTGATGATAGACTATGCTCCTGAAATAGAGAGTTTGAAGCAGTTATATAAAACAATAGATTTATTTTATTATCAAAGATTAATTCATATTCTTGGATCGTGCGGAGGTGGTAGAGACAAAGACAGACAGCCAATAATGGGTGCCATGGCTGGAGAAAAGGCTGATATTGTAATTGTGACAAATGAAGATCCATATGATGATGATCCAATAGGTATTATAGATAATGTGGCAAGTGGGGCAATAGAAAAGGGAAAAATATTGAATGAAAATTTGTTTAAAATAGAGGACAGAAAAAAAGCTATTGAATATGCAATAAATATTGCTGGCGAAGATGATCTAATTCTTATCACAGGAAAAGGAGCAGAGCAATTTATATGCATAAAAGATAATAAAAAAATAAGATGGGATGATAGAAAGGTTGTAAGAGAAATATTGACCAATTTAAAAAATGAGTAA
- a CDS encoding prepilin-type N-terminal cleavage/methylation domain-containing protein produces MVNINNKRQGFTLIELLVVITIIGLLSTLAIFALNSARMKARDAKRMSDLKIVSQALEMYHIDNNGYPIGSINTWSYYQSDCGNDGVLDYIDEESYNGYLCSGYSLKKGDNIYI; encoded by the coding sequence ATGGTAAATATAAATAATAAAAGACAAGGCTTTACTCTCATAGAGCTATTAGTAGTGATAACTATTATTGGGCTACTTTCAACTCTTGCTATTTTTGCACTTAATTCTGCAAGAATGAAGGCAAGAGATGCAAAAAGAATGAGTGATTTGAAAATCGTATCGCAGGCATTAGAAATGTATCATATAGATAATAATGGATATCCTATTGGGTCAATAAATACATGGAGTTATTATCAAAGTGATTGTGGAAATGACGGAGTTTTAGATTATATAGATGAAGAGAGTTATAATGGTTATTTGTGTTCTGGATATTCTTTAAAAAAAGGAGATAATATATATATATGA
- a CDS encoding peptidoglycan bridge formation glycyltransferase FemA/FemB family protein — protein MIRDISKLELDKFVSSCEYSQFLQSSSWGDFQKEIGNKVWYIGLEENGEILSVALIVEKKLFFDFTYLYSPRGPIVSKKVQNSDECIKLIFKGVRDICVCRKKKGSVFFRFEPEYLNIKSFERIKKVKDYQPSKTQIIDLSWPEEKLLSQMHQKTRYNIRLAEKKGVEVFQPVDYKEYFEDFWRLMSETSGRDKFLSHPREYYENILKTKAGGANLWIAKHGNDVLATNIVMSYGDTVTYTHGASSNLHKNFMAPHLLQWKQIKWAKDKEYKYYDFWGVSKTDKKNDKWAGFTRFKKGFGGFEKEYDGTYDLIFKSKYYKIYNILKRLKKW, from the coding sequence ATGATTAGAGATATATCAAAATTAGAATTGGATAAATTTGTTTCTTCTTGTGAGTATTCACAGTTTTTACAAAGTTCATCCTGGGGAGATTTTCAAAAAGAAATAGGAAACAAAGTTTGGTACATAGGACTTGAAGAAAATGGAGAAATTTTGTCAGTCGCACTTATTGTAGAGAAAAAATTGTTTTTTGATTTTACTTATTTATATTCCCCAAGAGGTCCAATAGTTTCCAAAAAAGTACAAAATAGTGATGAATGTATAAAATTGATATTCAAAGGAGTACGAGACATATGTGTTTGTAGAAAAAAGAAAGGATCTGTGTTTTTTAGATTTGAACCAGAATATTTGAATATAAAAAGCTTTGAAAGAATAAAAAAAGTAAAAGATTATCAACCATCAAAGACTCAGATTATAGATTTGTCATGGCCAGAAGAAAAACTGTTATCACAAATGCATCAGAAGACAAGATATAACATAAGATTGGCAGAAAAAAAAGGCGTAGAAGTATTTCAACCAGTTGATTACAAAGAATATTTTGAAGATTTTTGGCGTCTTATGAGTGAGACATCTGGTAGAGATAAATTTTTGTCACATCCAAGGGAATATTATGAAAATATTTTGAAAACGAAGGCTGGTGGAGCAAATTTGTGGATTGCAAAACATGGAAATGATGTACTTGCTACAAATATAGTAATGTCATATGGTGACACTGTTACATATACTCATGGTGCATCTTCAAATTTACATAAAAATTTTATGGCTCCACATTTACTACAATGGAAACAAATAAAATGGGCAAAAGATAAAGAGTATAAATATTATGACTTTTGGGGAGTGTCTAAAACGGACAAAAAAAATGATAAGTGGGCTGGATTTACAAGATTCAAGAAAGGTTTTGGTGGATTTGAAAAAGAATATGATGGTACCTATGATTTAATTTTCAAGTCAAAATATTATAAAATATATAATATATTAAAGAGATTAAAAAAATGGTAA
- the ruvA gene encoding Holliday junction branch migration protein RuvA, which translates to MIAYLKGKVIKRTEKFVILEVNNVGYEIFLPEKILTKTSQDQDLELYIYHKQREDAQELYGFEAFIERDFFISLISVSGVGPKSALSVMSIANVDDLKHSISRGDAEMFKKVSGIGSKTAERIVVELKNKLSILDFVNTSPDNGQFDEVFEALNALGFTDSQIRDVYKKIPENLEKSSDRIKSALQLLKK; encoded by the coding sequence ATGATAGCTTATTTAAAAGGAAAGGTTATAAAAAGAACCGAAAAATTTGTAATTTTGGAGGTAAATAATGTTGGTTATGAAATATTTTTGCCAGAAAAAATATTGACCAAAACAAGTCAAGACCAGGATTTGGAACTATATATTTATCATAAGCAAAGAGAGGATGCACAAGAACTTTATGGATTTGAAGCATTTATAGAAAGAGATTTTTTTATTTCTCTTATTTCTGTATCAGGTGTTGGTCCAAAATCTGCTCTTTCAGTAATGTCTATTGCAAATGTAGATGATTTGAAACATTCTATATCAAGAGGAGATGCTGAAATGTTTAAAAAAGTATCTGGCATTGGATCAAAAACCGCTGAGAGAATTGTAGTCGAATTAAAAAATAAATTAAGTATTTTGGATTTTGTAAACACAAGTCCTGACAATGGACAATTTGATGAAGTCTTTGAAGCATTAAATGCTTTGGGATTTACAGATTCTCAAATAAGAGATGTATACAAAAAGATACCAGAAAACTTGGAAAAAAGTTCTGATAGAATAAAATCAGCACTTCAATTGCTAAAAAAATGA